Proteins from a genomic interval of Spea bombifrons isolate aSpeBom1 chromosome 4, aSpeBom1.2.pri, whole genome shotgun sequence:
- the YKT6 gene encoding synaptobrevin homolog YKT6 produces MKLYSLSILYKGDCKVHLLKSAYDVSSFSFFQRSSILEFMAFTSQLIVERSEKGSRSSVKEQDYLCHVYVRNDSLAGVVVADTEYPQRVCFTLLEKVLEEFSTQVDRIDWPSGSPATIQYNALDSYLSKYQNPRDADPMSKVQAELDETKIILHNTMESLLQRGEKLDDLVSKSEVLGTQSKAFYKTARKQNSCCEIM; encoded by the exons ATGAAGCTGTACAGTCTGAGTATACTTTATAAAGGAGACTGCAAGGTCCATCTGCTGAAAAGTGCCTACGATGTGTCCTCATTCAGTTTCTTCCAGAGGTCCAG TATCCTGGAGTTCATGGCTTTCACCAGCCAGCTGATAGTGGAGCGATCAGAGAAAGGAAGTCGGTCATCTGTAAAAGAACAAG ATTACCTCTGCCATGTCTATGTTCGAAACGACTCTCTGGCAGGTGTAGTGGTTGCTGACACAGAGTACCCTCAGAGAGTCTGCTTCACACTTCTGGAAAAG gTCCTTGAGGAGTTCTCCACGCAGGTTGACAGAATAGACTGGCCCTCGGGTTCTCCTGCAACCATCCAGTACAATGCTCTGGATTCTTATCTCAGCAAGTATCAG AATCCTCGTGATGCAGATCCAATGAGCAAAGTACAAGCTGAGCTGGACGAAACTAAAATTATACTG CATAACACCATGGAATCGTTATTACAACGTGGTGAAAAACTGGATGACCTCGTCAGTAAATCTGAGGTGCTCGGAACGCAGTCCAAAGCCTTCTACAAAACT GCCCGGAAGCAAAATTCTTGCTGCGAGATCATGTGA